Within Desulfurobacterium thermolithotrophum DSM 11699, the genomic segment GTCTTTTTCACAAAAAAGTCACCTGGTTCTAGTGGAGCTCCTATTTCTTTTACAGTTTCTTTTGGTTTTACTCCTAAAATAACTCCATCAACATCGTAGTCAGAAAAGGAAATGACCAAATCTCTAATTAAAGAAGTTGAAATAACAGGCCTTACGCCATCATGGATAATAACTTCTTTTACGGGTTCTTTAATAGATTTGAGTCCTTGATAAACAGACTCTTGTCTTTCTCTTCCTCCTTCTACAATTCTAATAATCTTTGAAAATTTTTCTTTTAATTTTTTTCCAAACTCAAGATCTCCCTTAGGAAGGACAAGTATAATTCCATGAACGAGTTCACTTTTTTGAAAGATTTTTAAAGGATACTCAATAAGAGGCTTTCCATTGACTTCAAAAAACTGTTTTTTTCCTCCAAATCTTCTTCCAACTCCAGCAGCAGGAATAACAGCAAACCTCACTTTACTACCTCTTTAGTTCTTGCAAATATTATCTTTCCTGAAGATGTCTGAAGTAAATTGTTAACAAGAACTTTAACTCTATGACCTATTAAATGTTTAGCGTTGTCAACTACAACCATTGTTCCATCATCAAGATAACCTACAGCTTGATTCTTTTCTTTACCTTCTTTTACAAGAAAGATTACTAATTCTTCGCCTACGGCAACTACCGGTTTTAAAGCGTTTGCAAGATCATTGATATTTAGGATTTCAACCCCTTTAATTGAAGCAACTTTATTTAAATTGTAATCAGTAGTTATTAATTTTGCTCTTAATTTTCTACAGAGCTCCACAAGTTTAGAATCTACATCCTTTATCCAAGGGATGTCTCTTTCATAAATTTCTACGGAAGGTTTTTCAATATTTCTTAATTCTGAAACCATTTCAAGTCCTTTTTTACCTTTAGTTCTAATCATTGGTTCGGTAGAATCAGCAAGATTTTGGAGTTCCTCAAGCACAAATCGTGGAATGATAATTTTTCCTTCAATAAATCCAAGTTTTGCAATCTCAACAATCCTTCCGTCTATAAGAGCACTGGTATCTATGACTTTTGGTGTTGAGTAAAGGCCTTGTTCATCTTTTAATAGTTCTGAAATTGGCTTATTCTTAGCAACTTCTACTGCTGTAAAACCAAAAAGATAGGGAAGTGTAATAAATAAGATTTCCTGTAAATAAGGAAAGCTTGTAAATACAGAATAAAGTGAAAGGGTAATTCCTTTTGCGATGTATAAACCTAAGAAAAAACCTGCAGAAAAGAGAATAATAGTTCTTATCTTCAGTTTCTTTTTCATTACAAATTCGTGAAAAAGAAAAGAAGCGGCAGTGATAAAAATACCAATTATGAGAGATTGGGTTAAAGTAAAACCATAGTGCTTAAAAATTACAACAGAAACAAACAGAAGAAAAAGGAAAAAGCCTCCGAAAAATTTAGAAACAGTCACGGCTTTTTAACTCCTTTAAGAATTTTTCTTATTTTCTGTTTAACTTTTTTTACTGGTTCTCCTAAGGAAAGAGCTATTTCTTCAGCAAGTTTTCCAAAAGCTTCTTCAAACATTCTTTTTTCTGAATAAGAGAGCTCTTTTTCCTTTGACCTATAAGAAAGATTTCTAACAACTGTTGCAAGCTCTTTTATATCACCTGTTTTAAGTCTATCAACATTAAGCCTATGTCTTACTGTCCATTTTTCACTTATGTTGGTAGGAATTTCCGATAGATAATTAAATATTTCTTCTATACTTTCTTCCGATAGAACTGGTCTAATTCCTGAATTTTCAATACTTTCTTCAGGAACTAAAATTGACATACTTTTTCCCACGAGAGAAATCCTAAAGTAGATTACTTTTTTTCCTCCCACCTCTCTTTCTTCTTTTCCTTCAACGATCCCGACACCGTGAGGTGGGCAGGCAACCTTATCTCCTATCTTAAACATTTTTACTCCTAATGGGGTTTCCTAAGCGGTACACTTCCTTTTTTTGGTTCTCCGTAGGGAACAGGAATATATTGAACTGAAGGTTGTCCTGAAGGTTGGTAATAGAACTCCATTAAATCGTAAACTTCTTGAGGAACATCTGTAGAGACATTTAATCCCATTTCTTTAATAACTTCTGCAGTTAAAGGATAGTCGTGAGTCCAGTAACCAGAAGTTAGAAGATCTGCTATGTTTTCTGCTTTTTCTTGACTATGTCCTTTGGCTGTAAGTATCTTAATTATTGTGTTTTTCATTTGAACTAAGGATTTTTCTGCAACATCTGCAAGAATTAGCATTTCATCTTTCATCTCTTTCTTTTTCATCTCAAATGCTTTTAATATTGAAGGTGCTGGAAACTGCCCAAGCTGAGGATCAAGAGGACCAAGGACGGCATTTGGATCCATTACTATTTCATCTGCAGCAAGAGCTATTAAAGTTCCTCCAGACATTGCATAATGAGGAACTATCACTCTAACTGGACTTTTATGTTTAACAAGAGCTGAAGCTATCTGAGTTGCTGCTAAAGCAAGACCTCCAGGAGTATGAACAATTAAATCTATAGGCATATCATCGGGAGTCATTCTTATTGCTCTTAGAATTCTTTCAGAATCTTCTATGGTAATGAATCTCATAATAGGAAAGCCCATAAAAGCTAATCTTTCTTGACGGTGAATCATTGTTATTACTCTTGATTTTCTCTTTTTTTCTATTTCTCTGATGAGGCGAAGCCTTGCCCATTCAAGGTTTTTCTGTTGAAAGATAGGCCATAGAGAAAAGAAAATAATTAAAAGCCAAAAGAGATCAAAAAAACTTGGTTGATGCATGAAAGCTCCCTTAAAATTCTTTATAAACTATTTTACCATTATAAATTGTAAATTTCACCTTTCCTTTTAGTTTTTTGTTTAAAAATGGAGAGTTACAGCTTTTTGATTTAACTAACTCTTTTGTAAAAGTATATTCTTCTTCTGGGTCAAAAATCGTAATGTTTGCTCGAGCTCCTTTTTTAAGCGTTCCAATATCATTTTTGTTTATTATTCTTGCAGGAACTGTTGATAGCTTTTCTATGAGTTTTTTTAGAGAAAGATAACCTTCCCTAACAAGATTTAAAGATAAAGGTAACATTGTTTGAAAGCCTATTATTCCAAAAGGAGCCTGGCAAAATTCTACTAACTTTTCATCTATTGTATGAGGAGCATGATCTGTTGCTATAACATCAGCAATTCCGGTTTTTAGAGCTTCTTTACACATTTTTACGTCTTCTTCAGTTCTTAAAGGTGGAGCCATTTTTGCATTTGTGTCAAAATTTTTAACAGCTTCTTCTGTTAAAGTAAAGTGATGAGGTGTAATTTCACAAGTAACTTTTATTCCTTCCTCTTTTGCTGTTTTTATTATTTTTAGAGCTCCTTTACTTGATACGTGACAAATATGAACGTGAGCTCCTGTTAATTTCGCAATTAAAATATCCCTCATAGTTCCAATATCTTCAGCTTCAGCTGGTATTCCCGGAATTCCAAGATAACTTGATAGATATCCTTCATTCATATGTCCACTAGCAGAAAGACTTTTTTCTTCACTGTGGCAAAAAACGGGAATTCCAAGGCTTTTCGCATAATCCATTGCATTTCTTAAAAGCTTTGCATCTTTTGGTGTTTCTCCATCATCAGAAATTGCAACAGCACCTGCCTTTACCATAAGGCCGATTTCAGCTAACTCTTCACCTTTTAATCCTTTTGTTATTGCTCCAACAGGAAAGACGTCGCAAAGTCCTACTTTTGTAGCTTTTTCAATGATATACCTTGTAACGGTAGGATTATCATTTACAGGATCGGTATTTGCCATACAACATACAGACGTTATACCTCCAGCAATAGCAGCATGAGAACCACTTTCTATGTCTTCTTTCCATTCCTGACCTGGATCTCTTAAGTGAGAATGAAGGTCTATAAAACCAGGAGAAACAATAAGATCTCTAACGTCTAACACTTTTGAGGATTCAACTGTAGATATATTCTCTTCTACTTTTACAACTCTTCCATTTTCGATTAAAACATCATATTGACCATCTATTCCTTGAGATGGATCAATAACCCTTCCGCCTTTTATAAGAAGAGATGTCATTATTTGTTCTCTCCTTTTTGTTTTTGTTTGTGGCATCTTAAGCAGTTCTTTGGATTTTTAGCATCAAAGGCTTTTGAACCGTTGTGACAGACGCCACAGTACTTTCCTTGCCAAATGTCGTGCATTGAAAATTTATCTTTTCCAAATTTTTTGTGAAAAATCTTCGGATGACAGTAAGAGCAGTGCTGCTTTGCAGCTTTCACATGATAAACATGACTAAATACAACATCTCCATTTTTATTCTTGAAAACTAAATCTTTATTTAAAACTCCTCCTTCAAAACAACCAAAAATAAAAAGTCCAGAAAGTAAAAGAGCTCCTGAAACTAAGAACTTACCCATCAATTTCCTCCTTTAGTTTTTCAGTTTTTCCACAAAGAAGAGAAAGAACAACCATTCTAACAGCAAGTCCTGTTTCAACCTGTTGAAATATAAGACTACGAGTCGAAGTAACAACATCATTATTTAATTCTACTCCTCTATTAAAAGGTCCTGGATGAAGGATAACCGTATCTGGTTTTAACATTTCAAGCCTTTTTTTATTCATTCCAAAGAGTTCTGCATATTCTCTCAAAGAAGGAAATACTTTCCTTGCAGATTGTCTTTCAAGTTGGATTCTGAGGAGAATTACAACATCTGAAATTTGTGCAACTTCCTCAAATGAAGAAAGTTTCTTTACACCAATAGCTTCTGGAAATCTTGGCATCATGGGAGATGGTCCATAGACAAAAACTTCAGCTCCTAATTTTCTAAAAAGTATTGCATCAGATCTGGCAACTCTGCTGTGAGATATATCTCCCATTATGGTAATTTTTTTTCCTTCAAGAGTTTGTAAGTGTTCAGTCAAAGTAACTGCATCAAGAAGAGCTTGAGTAGGATGTTGATGACAACCATCTCCGGCATTTACTATCGAAGCGTTAATATAATTTTTTACAGTATATGGAGCTCCCTCACAAGGATGCCTTAAAACAACAACATCCGGATGCATCATGTCAAGGTTCTTTAGTGTGTCTATTAAGCTTTCACCTTTTTTAACACTACTTGTGGAAGTGCTTATGTTAATGACATCTGCAGAAAGAAACTTTCCGGCCTTTTCAAACGAAGTTCTCGTTCTAGTAGAAGGTTCAAAAAAAAGATTTACAATACACTTACCTTTTAAGACAGAAAACTTCTTTCTATCTTCTCTTAAAGCTTTCTTTACCTGCTGAGAAAGTTCGTATATCTCCTGAAATTGCTCCTTTGAGATGTCCTCTGCTGAGATGAGATGTTTCATGTTTTACCTCTTTTGTCGTTCTCAAACCTTTTCTTCTGTTTTTATAGGTATTTTGATTGCTTCTCTTACCTCAACTGCAAGTCTGTGGGCTTCTAATCCTTCACACTCAGCAAGGTTTCTTGCATGTTCTGAAATTTGCTTAAATCCTTCTTTACTAACGTAAAGGATTGAGGAACGTTTAATGAAATCGTAAACTCCTAGAGGAGAAAAGAACTTTGCACTTCCACCTGTTGGTAGAACATGGTTGGGTCCTAATATATAGTCTCCCAAAGATTCACAGGTATAATGCCCGAGGAAGATAGCACCAGCGTTTTTTATGTGATCAAGAAGAGCAAAAGGTTCTTTTGTCGCAACCTCAAGGTGCTCAGGTGCTACTATATTTGCTACTTCGCAGGAATGATAGATATCTCTTGTAATAAAAGCTGTTCCAAAATTCTCTATAGATTTTTCAGCTATCTCACGGCGTTTTAGTTTTTTAAGTCTATCCTCAAGAGCATCAATAACTGCTTTAGCAACTTCTTCACCGTGAGTAACAAGGAAAGAACCGGCTAGTTCATCGTGCTCGGCTTGAGATAAAAGGTCAACAGCAACCCAATCTGGATTTGCGGATTCGTCTGCAATTACAAGAATTTCACTTGGACCTGCAACCATATCTATATCAACCGTTCCAAAAAGAAACTTCTTTGCTAAAGCAACGTAGATATTTCCAGGACCAACGATTTTATCAACCTTTGGTATAGACTCAGTACCAAAAGCTATTGCAGCAACTCCATGAGCTCCACCGACCCTGTAGATCTCATCAACTCCAGAAAGCTTTGCAGCCACAAGTGAATAAGGATTAACTTCAAAGGAACCAATGGCTGGAGTAATCATTACAACTTTTTTAACTCCTGCAACCTTTGCAGGAACTGCATTCATTATTACAGAGGATGGGTAAGAAGCCTTTCCACCGGGAACGTAAATTCCAGCACTTTCAAGGGGGGTAACCTTTTGTCCAAGAAGCATTCCAGGTTCAGTTACAAAGTAAGAGTTTTCTTTTTGGTGTTCATGGAATTTTCTAACTCTTGTAACAGCAACTTTTATAGCTTCAAGAACTTCAGGTTCAACCTTTTTAAACGCTTCTTCAATTTCTTCTTCAGTAACCCTAACGTTTTCTGGAGTGAGTTCAATTTTGTCAAACTTCTTTGCATAAGAAAAGACCGCACTATCTCCAAACTTTTTCACGTTTTCAATTATCTCTAAAACACTCTGGGCATATTTGCTTTCAAGTCCTTGCCCCCTGTTTTTGATTCTTAGGAGCTCTGAATTCTTTTCCCAGCTTTCTGTTCTAAGGTCTACAATTTTCATGAATCACCTCTTTTAAAAAGTTAGTTTTTGGTTTCCTTGATAAGTGTTCATGTTTGATAATTCTACATCACTCCTTAGTCAACTTATACCCCAGTCTTGGTAAAGTCTTTAGATATTTTCCTTTATCTCCAAGTTTCTTTCTTAATCTACTTATATAAACATCAACTGTCCTTGTTGTTTCGTTATGGTCGTGTCCCCAGATTTTTTCAAGGAGTTCTTCCCTTGAAAAGAGCTGTTCTGGATGTTCAAGGAAAAACTCAAGAAGCTGGAACTCTGTTTTTGTTAGATAGATAGAATTTCCATCTACTGTAACACTTTTGGATCTTTTGTCATAAACTATTCCGTCAAACTCTAATATGGCTTTACGAACGTAACCAGCTCTTCTTAAGACAGCTTCTATTCTAGCAAGGAGTTCTTTCATACTGAAAGGTTTTGTTACATAATCATCAGCTCCTATGGAAAAACCTTTTACTTTCGTATCTTCATCTGAAAGAGCCGTTAAAACAATTACAGGAACATCTTTATTAATGGAGTTTTCTCTTATTTCCTTACAGATATCAAGCCCACTTGCTCCTGGGAGCATAAGATCAAGAATGATTAAATCATAACTGTTTGTTTTTATTTTCTCTAAAGCTTCTTTTCCATCAAGAGTCCAGTCAACTTTAAATTGATTTTTTTCAAGGTTATACTTTAAAAGTTCTCCAAGATCTTCATCATCTTCGACTAACAAGACTACCATTTACCTCTCCTAAAATCTTTATATCTTTTAGATAATCATTAAAATTATAACTTAAACCTGATAGGTAAGAGTTTTTCTAAGGTAAAGACTTCAAATTTTTTGCCATTAGTTACTATGATTTCAAAATCTTCAGAACAAAACTCAGCCATGACCTGTCTACAAGCACCACAAGGATAAGGCATTCCGTCTGGAGAGTAAATTAGCATACTAAAAAAATTTTTTTTCTCCTTTAGAAACAGCTTTAAATATAGCGGTTCTTTCAGCACACATAGTTAATCCATAAGAAACGTTTTCAATATTTACTCCTGTATAGAATTCTTTTTTACCAATTAAAACAGCTGAAACGTGAAAGTTAGAATAAGGACAATAAGAGTTTTTTATTGCTTTTCTTGCGATATTTAGCATTTCCTCTACTTTCATATTTATCTCCATAAATTTAGATTTTTTGGATGAAAATTATACAAACAGTTATGTTAGAATTGATAACCATGATGAATAGAAGAGAGATTTTAAAAGGGTTTATCGGAGGCTTTTGCTTTTTTCCTTTTTTAGAAGAAGCCGATGCATCAAGTATTTCGCTTATAAAGCGTATTAGGTATTCTTCTAATGAGGAAAGAACAAGGATTGTTTTAGATTGCACAGGAAAAGTTATCAAGAGAAACATTGAACCTTTTCTAAAGGGAAAAACTCTTTGGATAAAGTTAAAGAATGTAAGAGCAAACAAAATAGTAAAAAGTTTAAA encodes:
- the ispD gene encoding 2-C-methyl-D-erythritol 4-phosphate cytidylyltransferase, whose amino-acid sequence is MRFAVIPAAGVGRRFGGKKQFFEVNGKPLIEYPLKIFQKSELVHGIILVLPKGDLEFGKKLKEKFSKIIRIVEGGRERQESVYQGLKSIKEPVKEVIIHDGVRPVISTSLIRDLVISFSDYDVDGVILGVKPKETVKEIGAPLEPGDFFVKKTLNRDKLILVQTPQIFSYQVLLECHEIAKKEEYFATDDSALLEKYGYSIISIPGDYKNIKVTTPEDLEIVSTFLS
- a CDS encoding response regulator transcription factor, which produces MVVLLVEDDEDLGELLKYNLEKNQFKVDWTLDGKEALEKIKTNSYDLIILDLMLPGASGLDICKEIRENSINKDVPVIVLTALSDEDTKVKGFSIGADDYVTKPFSMKELLARIEAVLRRAGYVRKAILEFDGIVYDKRSKSVTVDGNSIYLTKTEFQLLEFFLEHPEQLFSREELLEKIWGHDHNETTRTVDVYISRLRKKLGDKGKYLKTLPRLGYKLTKE
- a CDS encoding cytidine deaminase, with product MKVEEMLNIARKAIKNSYCPYSNFHVSAVLIGKKEFYTGVNIENVSYGLTMCAERTAIFKAVSKGEKKFF
- a CDS encoding aspartate carbamoyltransferase catalytic subunit, with amino-acid sequence MKHLISAEDISKEQFQEIYELSQQVKKALREDRKKFSVLKGKCIVNLFFEPSTRTRTSFEKAGKFLSADVINISTSTSSVKKGESLIDTLKNLDMMHPDVVVLRHPCEGAPYTVKNYINASIVNAGDGCHQHPTQALLDAVTLTEHLQTLEGKKITIMGDISHSRVARSDAILFRKLGAEVFVYGPSPMMPRFPEAIGVKKLSSFEEVAQISDVVILLRIQLERQSARKVFPSLREYAELFGMNKKRLEMLKPDTVILHPGPFNRGVELNNDVVTSTRSLIFQQVETGLAVRMVVLSLLCGKTEKLKEEIDG
- a CDS encoding c(7)-type cytochrome triheme domain-containing protein; its protein translation is MGKFLVSGALLLSGLFIFGCFEGGVLNKDLVFKNKNGDVVFSHVYHVKAAKQHCSYCHPKIFHKKFGKDKFSMHDIWQGKYCGVCHNGSKAFDAKNPKNCLRCHKQKQKGENK
- a CDS encoding dihydroorotase; the encoded protein is MTSLLIKGGRVIDPSQGIDGQYDVLIENGRVVKVEENISTVESSKVLDVRDLIVSPGFIDLHSHLRDPGQEWKEDIESGSHAAIAGGITSVCCMANTDPVNDNPTVTRYIIEKATKVGLCDVFPVGAITKGLKGEELAEIGLMVKAGAVAISDDGETPKDAKLLRNAMDYAKSLGIPVFCHSEEKSLSASGHMNEGYLSSYLGIPGIPAEAEDIGTMRDILIAKLTGAHVHICHVSSKGALKIIKTAKEEGIKVTCEITPHHFTLTEEAVKNFDTNAKMAPPLRTEEDVKMCKEALKTGIADVIATDHAPHTIDEKLVEFCQAPFGIIGFQTMLPLSLNLVREGYLSLKKLIEKLSTVPARIINKNDIGTLKKGARANITIFDPEEEYTFTKELVKSKSCNSPFLNKKLKGKVKFTIYNGKIVYKEF
- the hisD gene encoding histidinol dehydrogenase, with the translated sequence MKIVDLRTESWEKNSELLRIKNRGQGLESKYAQSVLEIIENVKKFGDSAVFSYAKKFDKIELTPENVRVTEEEIEEAFKKVEPEVLEAIKVAVTRVRKFHEHQKENSYFVTEPGMLLGQKVTPLESAGIYVPGGKASYPSSVIMNAVPAKVAGVKKVVMITPAIGSFEVNPYSLVAAKLSGVDEIYRVGGAHGVAAIAFGTESIPKVDKIVGPGNIYVALAKKFLFGTVDIDMVAGPSEILVIADESANPDWVAVDLLSQAEHDELAGSFLVTHGEEVAKAVIDALEDRLKKLKRREIAEKSIENFGTAFITRDIYHSCEVANIVAPEHLEVATKEPFALLDHIKNAGAIFLGHYTCESLGDYILGPNHVLPTGGSAKFFSPLGVYDFIKRSSILYVSKEGFKQISEHARNLAECEGLEAHRLAVEVREAIKIPIKTEEKV
- a CDS encoding CarD family transcriptional regulator, with amino-acid sequence MFKIGDKVACPPHGVGIVEGKEEREVGGKKVIYFRISLVGKSMSILVPEESIENSGIRPVLSEESIEEIFNYLSEIPTNISEKWTVRHRLNVDRLKTGDIKELATVVRNLSYRSKEKELSYSEKRMFEEAFGKLAEEIALSLGEPVKKVKQKIRKILKGVKKP
- a CDS encoding SDH family Clp fold serine proteinase gives rise to the protein MHQPSFFDLFWLLIIFFSLWPIFQQKNLEWARLRLIREIEKKRKSRVITMIHRQERLAFMGFPIMRFITIEDSERILRAIRMTPDDMPIDLIVHTPGGLALAATQIASALVKHKSPVRVIVPHYAMSGGTLIALAADEIVMDPNAVLGPLDPQLGQFPAPSILKAFEMKKKEMKDEMLILADVAEKSLVQMKNTIIKILTAKGHSQEKAENIADLLTSGYWTHDYPLTAEVIKEMGLNVSTDVPQEVYDLMEFYYQPSGQPSVQYIPVPYGEPKKGSVPLRKPH
- a CDS encoding PIN/TRAM domain-containing protein — encoded protein: MTVSKFFGGFFLFLLFVSVVIFKHYGFTLTQSLIIGIFITAASFLFHEFVMKKKLKIRTIILFSAGFFLGLYIAKGITLSLYSVFTSFPYLQEILFITLPYLFGFTAVEVAKNKPISELLKDEQGLYSTPKVIDTSALIDGRIVEIAKLGFIEGKIIIPRFVLEELQNLADSTEPMIRTKGKKGLEMVSELRNIEKPSVEIYERDIPWIKDVDSKLVELCRKLRAKLITTDYNLNKVASIKGVEILNINDLANALKPVVAVGEELVIFLVKEGKEKNQAVGYLDDGTMVVVDNAKHLIGHRVKVLVNNLLQTSSGKIIFARTKEVVK